In the Palaeococcus pacificus DY20341 genome, one interval contains:
- a CDS encoding SLC45 family MFS transporter, producing MNGEFSYKRIFLLGFGFFGISIIWSLYNAYVPIFLKDFALSSFLIGIVMVIDNIFAILMLPYLGALSDKTRTRWGRRKPYIMIGAPLGMVFFMLIPFAREHENLALIMGTIILMNFSMALFRSPVIAFMPDITPSELRSQANGIINFMGGLGALFVYFGGKVLYDINYALPFYVGGALMLLANLLVILFVPEPEEFRKPLGEKIAFRELLKKTSKESFGELKENLKDVFASHEKSLLFMLLSIFLWFIGFNALETFFTSYAKFELGIKESTGALIIGFVALGFLLFSIPAGFIGGRIGRKRSMTIGLIMIALAMVGGFYIGMNLSGNTLVMAYSALFFLGGIGWALVNVNSLPTVVDMTTEEKLGGYTGLYYFSSQAANIFAPPLAGIFIDHLGYNSLLVFSTAFFVLSLITLQFVKRGDIKGKVGDIYELIPDMD from the coding sequence ATGAATGGGGAGTTCAGCTATAAGAGGATATTCCTCCTTGGGTTTGGATTCTTTGGAATAAGCATCATATGGTCTCTCTACAACGCTTACGTGCCCATATTCTTGAAGGACTTCGCTTTAAGCTCGTTCCTGATCGGAATTGTGATGGTCATCGATAATATTTTCGCGATTTTAATGCTGCCATATCTAGGAGCATTGAGCGACAAAACGAGGACGCGTTGGGGAAGAAGGAAGCCGTACATAATGATAGGGGCACCTTTAGGAATGGTTTTCTTCATGCTGATTCCTTTTGCGAGAGAGCATGAGAACTTAGCTCTAATAATGGGAACGATAATTTTGATGAACTTTTCAATGGCGCTTTTTAGGTCTCCAGTAATAGCATTCATGCCTGACATAACACCATCGGAGCTTAGGAGTCAAGCCAATGGAATAATAAACTTCATGGGTGGCCTTGGAGCTCTCTTCGTCTACTTCGGCGGAAAGGTTCTTTACGACATCAACTATGCTTTACCCTTTTACGTGGGCGGAGCACTTATGCTTTTAGCAAATCTCCTTGTTATACTCTTCGTCCCTGAGCCGGAAGAGTTTAGAAAACCCTTAGGGGAGAAAATAGCTTTTAGGGAGCTCCTGAAGAAGACGAGCAAGGAGAGCTTTGGTGAGCTCAAGGAGAACCTTAAAGATGTCTTTGCAAGCCATGAGAAGAGTTTGCTCTTCATGTTGCTGTCAATATTTCTATGGTTCATAGGATTTAACGCTTTGGAAACGTTCTTTACGAGCTATGCGAAGTTTGAGCTCGGCATAAAAGAGAGCACGGGAGCACTAATAATAGGCTTCGTGGCTTTAGGTTTCCTGCTGTTCTCAATTCCAGCAGGATTCATCGGCGGGAGGATAGGGAGAAAGAGAAGCATGACAATTGGCCTTATAATGATAGCGCTCGCAATGGTTGGCGGCTTCTATATAGGCATGAACTTGAGCGGCAACACTTTAGTAATGGCCTACTCGGCACTCTTCTTCTTAGGCGGCATTGGATGGGCATTAGTTAACGTAAATTCCCTCCCAACGGTTGTAGATATGACGACTGAGGAAAAACTTGGTGGCTACACTGGTTTATACTACTTCTCATCACAGGCAGCAAATATTTTCGCCCCACCATTGGCGGGAATCTTCATTGACCATCTCGGCTACAACTCTCTCTTAGTGTTCTCAACCGCGTTCTTCGTCCTTTCACTGATAACACTGCAGTTTGTTAAGAGAGGAGACATAAAAGGTAAAGTAGGGGACATATACGAGCTGATTCCAGATATGGACTAA
- a CDS encoding ATP-binding protein, giving the protein MEAREKRLIFPFSAIVGQEKAKLALLCVAVNPLIGGVLLKGDKGTGKSTLVRALANVLPEIEVVADCSFNCNPMNPLEMCDSCYERYRRGESLPIAKRRMRVVDLPLSVTIDRLVGTVDVERFLKEGKKALQPGILAEANRGVLYIDEVNLLDDYIADSLLDSAAMGWSTIEREGISFRHPARFILVGSMNPEEGDLRPQILDRFGLCVEVSAPMNPEDRIEIVKRVEEFHEDPISFYKKFESEEKKLTEKIVKAKELLPKVEISDDLLKLLAETVINLGIKTNRAEITTIKTAKAIAALNGRRRVSLEDLEKAMELALPHRLRDKPFQKPPQMKPPKPKDDKEHNHDHKHDHKHEHKKEEKSERRNQESRSQGIGNLEQNFRSSEAKIPRIESKNFDGSEFTGYRSSRDVSVTVINFPKGIPVSYLPSKGEIRDVDFYNSTIWAVLNGKKPPIKLELKDVRVRVRKAKAPTLWVLLLDSSGSMAVKRRISIAKGIAEKLVENGYIKKSKMALIVAKGKEAEVFVSPTKNYWEVFEKIESVPTGGRTPLSSALYNLLLLANRERMKDKSVKVRAFLITDGKANVPLFGKRIKDEIIELAKALRKKGIELNIYDTNGKGINPGISYVPVLKEVANAKVFRV; this is encoded by the coding sequence ATGGAAGCTCGTGAAAAACGCTTAATCTTCCCATTTTCTGCAATAGTCGGGCAGGAAAAGGCTAAACTAGCTTTGCTCTGTGTAGCGGTTAATCCGCTAATAGGTGGAGTTTTATTGAAAGGAGACAAAGGAACGGGGAAATCAACCTTAGTTAGGGCTTTGGCTAACGTTTTGCCCGAAATTGAAGTTGTGGCAGATTGTTCGTTCAACTGCAATCCAATGAACCCCTTAGAGATGTGCGACAGCTGTTATGAGCGCTATAGAAGAGGTGAGAGCTTACCAATTGCCAAAAGAAGAATGAGAGTTGTTGATTTGCCTTTGAGCGTTACCATAGATAGATTGGTTGGAACTGTGGATGTAGAGCGCTTTTTAAAAGAGGGCAAAAAAGCTTTGCAGCCGGGTATACTAGCGGAAGCTAATAGGGGAGTGCTTTACATCGATGAAGTCAACCTCTTAGATGACTACATAGCCGATTCACTCTTAGATTCCGCTGCAATGGGATGGAGTACGATAGAGAGGGAAGGAATCTCGTTTAGACATCCAGCCCGCTTTATCTTAGTTGGGAGCATGAACCCAGAGGAAGGGGACTTAAGACCCCAAATTCTCGATAGATTTGGTCTATGCGTTGAAGTCTCAGCACCAATGAACCCAGAGGATAGGATAGAGATAGTTAAAAGAGTAGAAGAATTCCATGAAGATCCAATAAGCTTCTACAAGAAGTTTGAGAGCGAAGAGAAAAAGCTTACAGAAAAGATTGTTAAAGCGAAGGAGCTTTTGCCTAAAGTTGAAATAAGCGATGATTTGCTAAAGCTTTTAGCTGAGACTGTGATTAATTTAGGTATAAAGACCAATAGAGCTGAAATCACTACAATAAAAACTGCAAAAGCAATAGCTGCTTTAAACGGAAGGAGAAGGGTTTCCCTTGAGGATTTGGAAAAAGCTATGGAATTAGCTTTACCGCACCGCTTGAGGGACAAGCCCTTCCAAAAGCCACCTCAAATGAAGCCCCCAAAGCCTAAAGATGATAAGGAGCACAATCATGATCATAAGCACGACCATAAGCATGAGCACAAGAAGGAAGAAAAAAGTGAAAGGAGAAACCAAGAGTCTCGAAGTCAAGGAATCGGAAATTTAGAGCAGAATTTTCGCTCAAGCGAAGCTAAAATCCCAAGGATAGAGAGCAAAAACTTTGATGGAAGCGAATTCACAGGCTACCGCTCCTCAAGAGACGTCAGCGTTACAGTGATAAACTTTCCAAAGGGGATTCCTGTCTCATATCTACCCTCAAAAGGTGAAATAAGGGATGTTGATTTTTACAATTCGACTATTTGGGCAGTGTTAAATGGAAAAAAGCCTCCGATAAAGCTTGAGCTAAAGGATGTCCGTGTTAGGGTTAGGAAGGCAAAGGCTCCTACGCTCTGGGTTTTGCTCTTAGACTCAAGCGGAAGTATGGCGGTGAAGAGAAGAATAAGCATTGCAAAGGGGATAGCGGAAAAGCTGGTTGAGAACGGCTACATCAAGAAGTCAAAGATGGCTTTGATAGTTGCAAAGGGCAAAGAAGCAGAAGTTTTTGTTTCGCCAACTAAGAACTACTGGGAAGTGTTTGAAAAAATAGAAAGTGTTCCAACTGGAGGAAGGACTCCTCTCAGCTCTGCTTTATACAATCTTTTGCTTTTAGCCAATAGAGAGAGAATGAAAGACAAGTCCGTCAAAGTTAGAGCATTTCTAATAACCGATGGAAAAGCAAACGTTCCCCTCTTTGGCAAGAGAATTAAGGATGAAATCATTGAGCTTGCAAAAGCGTTGAGAAAGAAGGGCATTGAGCTTAACATTTACGATACAAATGGCAAGGGAATAAACCCGGGGATTTCCTATGTTCCAGTTTTGAAGGAAGTTGCGAACGCTAAAGTGTTTAGGGTATAA
- the cobN gene encoding cobaltochelatase subunit CobN, translating to MICFILGYGARPLHLLEKILKEEKIDGIVLTEQNCEKELEKVEMAEVIFIYAHELPDVVVETLKKSRAKIVSMDNLNNVPQEILVKAKSYYVLGGEENLRNLAKFLANLAGEKREYEEPKEVPMHGIYHPNFGVFESLDEYLEVYDKRPLVGVLFWRSAWLYREFSPIEELIKAFESEGLGVIPVFTYGKDSTTGLGREKSEAVEEFFIKDGKPIIEALVSLISFGTVDLKNLKKLNVPVFAPIRSYYQSLKEWKGREGVDYMTQVYGVIIPEVAGAIEPIFIAGTENIEGYKKGEPYEEHIKYLVKRVKKWIELRKKPKKDVKIAIVLINPPCKGLEASIAVGMGLDVPESIVRLLHKLKEEGYYVGEELPKNGEELIRMILERKAISEFRWTSVEEIVKNGGAIDFVSLEDYLKWFNELPEDLREKIVKDWGRPEEVLAEKVDKTLVGMIYDGKFVVPGIRFGNVFITPQPKFGCAGARCDGKVCRILHDPTITPPHQWWAVYRWITRKFNANVMIHFGTHGYLEFRPGKSVGLSPSCVPEASLDDVPHLYVYVVSNPMEGVIAKRRSYATLIDHIYPPMAIAEVLDDLDSLLNQYAKAKSLGDDARRKKIYEQILEKAEENKIRIANPENEEQTIEEIHRYADLMRGSQINLGLHIFGYPPKEPERLAEYIATAMTYDSYASPSIRRAIAEAIGLDYDEIRKNPLETTNGFTNRELLEIFHKIAVKSLERLLNGEGFGVIKEEIEKFGFKVKEKEKLEETFRKALEVAQKVVECEREYNSFLEGVEGKYVEPGPSGAITRGKFEILPTGRNFYAVDPRTLPTKAAWQIGVETAEKLLEEYTKKHGKYPESIGQVLWSIDGYKADGEQIAQILYLLGVKPIWKGDVVSELEVIPLEELGRPRIDVLVRISGIVRDTLPNYIYLIDEAIEKVVTLDEPLEMNYVRKHYIRHIKKLIELGKSFEEAQRFARFRVFSAPPGAYGAGVNLAVESSGWQKDEDLAKVWVQWSGYAYGKDAFGVEAHESLVLNLRSVDVINRNHISDEHDLTNCCCYFAYHGGFKTAVDALTGKNVDIVQVDTRDISDTKIVDIKVEIERITRTKLLNDRWIEEMKKHGYRGASEFSKKILHIYGWEATTKLVEDWIFDEIAQKYVLDEEMRKWFEEHNPYAIEEIARRLIEAYERGLWETNDELIERLMEAYSEIEGLLEEHLGEGEVQGGTIEIYTAEDDEHWSENIEEVDKIWKLVKNA from the coding sequence ATGATCTGCTTCATATTGGGTTACGGTGCAAGACCTTTACATTTGCTTGAGAAAATATTGAAAGAGGAAAAAATCGATGGGATTGTTTTAACAGAACAGAACTGTGAGAAAGAGCTCGAAAAAGTTGAAATGGCAGAAGTAATTTTCATTTATGCCCACGAACTTCCGGATGTTGTTGTAGAGACGCTAAAAAAGAGCAGAGCAAAAATTGTTTCAATGGACAACTTAAACAACGTTCCGCAAGAGATTTTAGTTAAAGCTAAATCCTACTACGTCCTCGGTGGTGAGGAGAATCTAAGGAACTTAGCTAAGTTTTTAGCAAACTTGGCAGGTGAAAAGAGGGAATATGAAGAGCCAAAAGAAGTTCCAATGCATGGGATTTACCACCCAAATTTTGGGGTTTTTGAGAGCTTAGATGAATATTTGGAGGTTTATGATAAGAGACCACTTGTTGGAGTTCTATTCTGGAGGAGTGCTTGGCTTTACAGAGAATTCAGCCCGATTGAGGAGCTCATCAAAGCATTTGAAAGTGAAGGGTTAGGAGTCATTCCAGTGTTTACCTATGGGAAAGACTCAACAACAGGGCTTGGAAGGGAGAAGAGTGAAGCAGTTGAGGAGTTCTTCATAAAAGATGGGAAACCAATTATTGAGGCACTGGTAAGTTTAATCTCCTTTGGCACCGTTGATTTAAAGAATTTGAAAAAGCTGAACGTCCCAGTATTTGCTCCAATTCGCTCTTATTATCAAAGCCTCAAAGAGTGGAAGGGGAGAGAAGGCGTTGATTACATGACGCAGGTTTATGGGGTGATAATTCCAGAAGTTGCAGGAGCGATTGAACCGATATTTATAGCTGGAACTGAAAACATTGAAGGCTACAAAAAAGGCGAGCCATACGAAGAACACATAAAATATCTCGTCAAAAGAGTGAAGAAGTGGATTGAGCTAAGGAAAAAGCCAAAGAAAGACGTTAAAATAGCGATAGTTTTGATAAATCCGCCTTGTAAGGGACTTGAAGCCAGCATTGCAGTGGGAATGGGATTAGATGTTCCAGAGAGCATAGTTAGACTTCTGCACAAGCTAAAAGAAGAAGGCTACTATGTTGGTGAAGAGCTTCCAAAGAATGGAGAAGAGCTAATAAGAATGATTTTGGAGAGAAAGGCAATAAGCGAGTTTAGATGGACAAGTGTGGAAGAAATTGTCAAAAACGGTGGGGCAATTGACTTCGTAAGCTTGGAGGATTATTTGAAGTGGTTCAATGAGCTTCCCGAGGACTTGAGAGAAAAAATAGTCAAAGATTGGGGAAGACCAGAGGAGGTATTAGCTGAGAAAGTGGACAAAACATTGGTTGGAATGATTTATGATGGAAAGTTCGTTGTTCCTGGAATAAGGTTTGGAAACGTTTTCATTACTCCGCAGCCAAAGTTCGGCTGTGCTGGGGCGAGGTGTGATGGAAAAGTTTGTAGAATCCTCCATGATCCGACTATAACTCCTCCTCACCAGTGGTGGGCTGTCTATAGGTGGATAACGAGGAAGTTTAATGCCAATGTTATGATTCACTTTGGAACTCACGGTTATTTAGAATTTAGACCGGGGAAAAGCGTTGGGCTTTCTCCTTCATGTGTTCCCGAGGCAAGCTTAGATGATGTTCCCCACTTATACGTTTATGTAGTTTCAAATCCAATGGAAGGTGTCATAGCCAAGAGAAGAAGTTATGCAACGCTAATAGACCACATTTATCCACCAATGGCAATAGCTGAAGTTTTGGATGATTTGGATTCGCTCTTGAATCAATATGCAAAGGCAAAGAGCTTAGGAGATGATGCAAGAAGAAAGAAGATTTACGAGCAGATTTTGGAGAAAGCTGAAGAAAACAAGATAAGAATAGCGAACCCTGAAAATGAAGAGCAAACGATAGAGGAAATCCACCGCTACGCTGATTTAATGAGAGGTTCTCAAATTAATCTCGGTCTTCATATCTTTGGGTATCCACCAAAAGAACCCGAGAGATTGGCGGAATATATTGCCACGGCAATGACCTACGATTCCTACGCTTCCCCTTCGATTAGAAGGGCGATAGCTGAGGCAATAGGCTTAGACTACGATGAGATAAGAAAGAACCCCTTAGAGACTACAAATGGATTTACGAACAGAGAACTGTTGGAGATTTTCCACAAGATAGCAGTTAAAAGCTTAGAGCGTTTGCTTAATGGCGAAGGCTTTGGGGTTATTAAGGAAGAAATTGAAAAGTTTGGATTCAAAGTTAAGGAGAAAGAAAAGCTTGAGGAAACGTTTAGAAAAGCCCTTGAAGTTGCTCAAAAAGTTGTTGAGTGTGAAAGGGAATATAATAGCTTTTTAGAAGGCGTGGAAGGAAAATATGTAGAACCAGGTCCTTCAGGAGCCATAACGAGAGGGAAGTTCGAGATTTTGCCAACGGGAAGAAACTTCTATGCAGTTGATCCAAGAACTTTGCCAACCAAAGCAGCTTGGCAAATTGGAGTTGAAACTGCTGAAAAGCTCTTGGAGGAGTATACAAAGAAGCATGGGAAGTATCCCGAAAGCATTGGGCAGGTTCTCTGGAGTATAGACGGTTATAAGGCAGATGGCGAACAAATAGCTCAAATTCTCTATTTGCTTGGAGTTAAGCCCATCTGGAAAGGAGATGTAGTTTCTGAACTTGAGGTAATTCCCTTAGAAGAGCTCGGAAGACCGAGGATTGACGTTCTAGTTAGGATAAGTGGAATTGTTAGAGATACTTTGCCAAATTACATCTACCTGATTGACGAGGCAATAGAAAAGGTTGTTACCTTGGATGAGCCGTTAGAAATGAATTACGTTAGAAAGCACTACATTAGGCATATTAAAAAACTGATTGAATTAGGCAAAAGTTTTGAAGAAGCTCAAAGGTTTGCGAGGTTTAGAGTTTTCTCTGCTCCTCCGGGAGCTTATGGAGCTGGTGTAAACTTAGCTGTTGAGTCATCGGGCTGGCAGAAGGATGAGGATTTAGCAAAGGTTTGGGTTCAGTGGAGCGGCTACGCTTATGGAAAAGATGCCTTTGGAGTTGAGGCTCATGAATCTTTAGTTTTGAACCTCAGAAGCGTTGACGTAATCAATAGAAACCACATAAGCGATGAGCACGACTTAACGAACTGCTGCTGTTATTTTGCCTATCACGGTGGATTTAAAACAGCAGTAGATGCTCTAACTGGCAAAAACGTGGATATAGTTCAAGTTGACACGAGGGACATAAGCGATACTAAAATTGTTGATATTAAAGTCGAGATTGAGAGAATAACAAGGACAAAGCTTCTCAACGACAGATGGATTGAGGAAATGAAGAAGCACGGCTACAGAGGGGCGAGCGAGTTCTCAAAGAAGATTCTTCACATCTATGGCTGGGAAGCAACAACAAAACTCGTTGAAGACTGGATTTTTGATGAAATAGCACAAAAGTATGTTCTTGATGAAGAGATGAGGAAATGGTTTGAGGAGCACAATCCCTACGCCATTGAGGAAATTGCAAGGCGCTTGATTGAAGCCTATGAGCGCGGCTTGTGGGAGACGAACGATGAGCTCATTGAAAGGCTCATGGAAGCTTACTCTGAAATTGAGGGGCTTTTGGAGGAACACCTTGGTGAAGGGGAAGTTCAAGGTGGAACGATTGAAATCTACACTGCTGAGGATGATGAACACTGGAGTGAAAACATTGAGGAGGTGGATAAAATATGGAAGCTCGTGAAAAACGCTTAA
- a CDS encoding ABC transporter ATP-binding protein has protein sequence MLKVKGLSFSYGDFSVENVCFEVKEGEILTLLGPNGSGKTTILKNVYGLLKPKKKCVFIDGRDFHSLSLKERAKLAGYVPQSHYPPFPYTVLDVVVMGLASQLSVFESPKDEHYEKALEKLRLLGMESFKDRPYTQLSGGQLQLVLIARALVQEPKVLLLDEPTAHLDFKNQVKILGIIKKLAREERITAILTLHDPNLASIYSDKIALVKEGRIRAVGESSEILREEILEEVYGVPIHILEFNGFRVIMPKTEVV, from the coding sequence ATGCTTAAAGTTAAAGGATTATCATTCAGTTATGGCGATTTCAGCGTTGAAAATGTTTGCTTTGAGGTTAAAGAAGGCGAGATTTTAACTTTATTGGGTCCAAACGGCAGTGGAAAAACCACGATTTTGAAGAATGTCTATGGATTGTTAAAGCCAAAGAAAAAGTGCGTCTTCATAGATGGCAGAGATTTTCACTCTTTATCATTAAAGGAGAGGGCTAAGTTAGCTGGTTATGTTCCTCAATCCCATTATCCTCCTTTCCCGTACACAGTTTTAGATGTCGTCGTTATGGGCTTGGCATCTCAGCTCAGCGTTTTTGAGAGTCCAAAAGATGAACATTATGAGAAAGCTCTCGAAAAGCTCAGGCTTTTGGGAATGGAGAGTTTTAAAGACAGACCATATACCCAGCTGAGCGGAGGTCAATTACAGCTGGTCTTAATAGCGAGAGCATTAGTCCAAGAGCCAAAAGTCCTTCTTCTTGACGAGCCCACCGCTCATTTGGATTTCAAAAATCAGGTAAAAATCCTTGGGATTATTAAAAAACTCGCGAGGGAAGAGAGAATTACAGCAATTCTAACACTCCATGATCCAAATTTGGCTTCAATTTATTCAGATAAGATAGCTTTGGTTAAGGAAGGAAGGATCCGAGCCGTTGGAGAGTCGAGCGAGATTTTGAGAGAGGAGATACTTGAAGAGGTTTACGGTGTTCCAATTCACATCTTGGAGTTCAATGGATTTAGAGTTATCATGCCAAAAACGGAGGTAGTCTAA
- a CDS encoding FecCD family ABC transporter permease, with translation MRRFLFLFLLVSPIFAFFISLFIGAYHMPMVDIINMVLLKSLQLISGVLAKITLGKLYFDVQIPYPSVYQTVLFKIRLPRVLLAMIVGSALAVSGAVLQAIFRNPLVNSYILGISSGAAFGAALAIGLSLGLGVTPLAFVFALLAVFLTTSLAKIGGRITPVSLILAGVIVNAFFSALTSLLKFLMEHEKLASVVYWLMGSFANADWHSVKVAFPIIFAGCIIISLMRWQLNVLSFGEEAKLVGVETEKLKFAFILIVSLITAASVAFCGIIGWVGLMIPHMVRMAFGPDHKKLIPLSITLGASFMVLADTLARSITTYEIPIGILTTLLGIPFFAYLLRKTGGGWHA, from the coding sequence ATGAGAAGATTTCTCTTTCTTTTTCTTTTAGTCTCTCCAATCTTTGCATTCTTCATAAGCCTGTTTATTGGGGCATATCACATGCCGATGGTTGACATAATAAATATGGTGCTCTTAAAATCTCTCCAACTTATTTCAGGTGTTTTGGCTAAAATAACCCTTGGAAAGCTTTATTTTGATGTTCAAATTCCATATCCAAGCGTTTATCAAACGGTTCTCTTTAAAATAAGACTTCCCCGAGTTCTTTTAGCCATGATTGTTGGCTCAGCTTTAGCAGTCTCTGGAGCAGTTCTGCAGGCAATATTTAGAAATCCCCTTGTCAATAGCTATATTTTAGGGATTTCCTCTGGGGCAGCTTTTGGAGCTGCATTAGCCATAGGACTCTCGTTAGGTTTGGGCGTTACTCCCTTAGCATTTGTTTTTGCTCTGCTTGCAGTGTTTTTGACAACGTCTCTTGCTAAAATAGGTGGGAGAATAACTCCAGTATCACTAATTTTGGCCGGTGTTATAGTTAACGCGTTCTTTTCCGCATTAACTTCACTGTTGAAGTTTTTGATGGAGCACGAAAAATTGGCGAGTGTGGTTTACTGGCTTATGGGGAGCTTTGCCAATGCCGATTGGCATTCTGTTAAAGTAGCATTTCCAATTATTTTTGCTGGATGCATTATAATATCTCTAATGCGCTGGCAGCTGAATGTTTTATCCTTTGGAGAAGAGGCCAAGCTCGTTGGAGTTGAGACTGAAAAGTTGAAGTTTGCTTTTATCTTAATCGTTTCACTTATAACAGCCGCTTCTGTCGCTTTTTGTGGAATAATTGGATGGGTTGGCTTAATGATTCCCCACATGGTTAGAATGGCTTTTGGACCCGACCATAAGAAGTTAATCCCCCTCTCAATAACCCTCGGAGCTTCTTTTATGGTTTTGGCAGACACCCTAGCGAGATCAATAACCACTTATGAGATTCCAATCGGGATATTAACCACATTACTTGGGATACCCTTCTTTGCCTATCTATTGAGAAAGACGGGCGGTGGTTGGCATGCTTAA
- a CDS encoding ABC transporter substrate-binding protein yields MKSSKMLLALLVISILAFSSACVQKTPMETTSTSIIQEKTTSTSHAQTEIQEKIMVTDFAGREVTLEKVPKRIIVLTGYWTEILHILGLDDKIVGIGKYVPNNPYIPEEVKQKPAVGSSFKGLNWESVASLEPDLIIVDWYGGKYKDKETIEKAEEIGIPVIALTAKSVEDNVKVVELLGKVFGNEEKAEELSNWMESKLEEVNKIASQIPADKKKNVIIINAPKDINGPITVYAKGSAWASIVELVGAHNLAYDKEFDTQWPKLDLEKIIAYWGDKADVIIVTSFSQDTLEKAVNDIKNDPRWREIKAVKEGHVYGILAGSKGFLDWGPRIVVGVYQMGGLIYPEYYPEWKPVAKELFEKFYGLSYEIKVEVMDSAGRKVTFEKVPERVIITSSYWAEVLHCLGLDDKIVGIDKYTPKDQFLPDSVKQKPQIGSVYKGINWETVAGLEPDLIVMGLWWGSFEPKEKELFERAEELNIPVLAFGIPDSNKTGTEMPYENIRIIRVLGKVFDKEREAEELASFLEHYYNQALEIASKIPEEEKKNVLIVYGSSITGKYATGTITVSTRGSAYAETAELVGGHNLAFDVNEGGPYLKLDLEKLIAYFGDKTDILIVVDWEAERLNEAVEKIKSDPSWQEIKAVKEGNVVGILVSSYKKDATALYGPRFITGIYAFGHAIYPEYYPDWEPIYNEILQKFYKIEG; encoded by the coding sequence ATGAAAAGTAGCAAGATGTTGTTGGCGCTGCTTGTAATATCTATCCTAGCATTCAGCAGTGCATGTGTCCAAAAGACTCCAATGGAAACAACATCCACTTCAATCATCCAAGAAAAGACAACAAGTACATCTCATGCTCAAACAGAAATTCAAGAAAAAATAATGGTTACAGATTTTGCAGGAAGGGAAGTGACTTTAGAGAAAGTTCCCAAACGAATAATTGTTTTAACAGGCTATTGGACCGAGATTCTTCACATACTTGGTTTAGATGATAAAATCGTTGGCATTGGAAAGTACGTTCCAAATAATCCATATATCCCCGAGGAAGTTAAGCAAAAGCCAGCAGTGGGGAGTTCATTTAAAGGTCTTAATTGGGAAAGTGTTGCAAGTTTAGAGCCAGATTTAATAATCGTTGACTGGTATGGTGGCAAATACAAGGACAAGGAGACGATTGAGAAAGCAGAAGAAATTGGCATTCCAGTTATAGCATTAACTGCCAAAAGTGTGGAGGATAACGTTAAAGTTGTAGAGCTTTTGGGGAAAGTTTTTGGGAATGAAGAGAAAGCTGAGGAGCTTTCAAATTGGATGGAGAGCAAGTTGGAAGAAGTGAACAAAATAGCCAGCCAAATTCCAGCGGATAAAAAGAAGAACGTCATTATCATAAATGCTCCCAAAGACATAAACGGCCCAATCACAGTTTATGCAAAGGGAAGTGCTTGGGCAAGCATCGTTGAGCTCGTTGGTGCTCACAACTTAGCCTACGACAAAGAGTTCGACACCCAGTGGCCGAAGCTTGATTTGGAGAAGATAATTGCATACTGGGGAGACAAAGCTGATGTTATAATCGTAACCTCCTTCAGTCAGGATACGCTTGAAAAAGCTGTGAACGACATAAAAAACGACCCAAGATGGAGAGAAATTAAAGCAGTTAAGGAAGGGCATGTTTACGGAATTTTGGCCGGTTCTAAAGGATTCTTAGACTGGGGACCAAGGATAGTCGTGGGAGTCTACCAAATGGGCGGACTAATTTATCCGGAGTATTACCCAGAGTGGAAGCCAGTTGCAAAGGAATTATTTGAGAAGTTCTATGGGCTTAGCTATGAGATAAAAGTGGAGGTAATGGACTCTGCTGGAAGAAAGGTGACCTTTGAAAAGGTTCCCGAAAGAGTCATCATTACAAGCAGTTATTGGGCTGAAGTTTTACATTGCTTAGGCTTAGATGACAAAATCGTGGGAATTGATAAGTACACGCCAAAGGACCAATTCTTACCAGATAGTGTTAAGCAAAAGCCGCAAATTGGCTCTGTTTATAAAGGCATTAATTGGGAAACTGTTGCAGGCTTAGAGCCAGATTTGATCGTAATGGGCCTGTGGTGGGGCTCATTTGAGCCAAAGGAAAAGGAATTATTTGAGAGAGCAGAAGAGCTTAACATTCCAGTTTTAGCCTTTGGAATTCCTGATTCAAACAAGACAGGAACAGAAATGCCATATGAGAACATTAGGATAATAAGAGTGCTTGGAAAGGTCTTTGATAAAGAGAGGGAAGCCGAAGAACTGGCAAGCTTCCTGGAGCACTATTATAATCAAGCTCTTGAAATAGCGAGCAAAATACCAGAGGAGGAGAAGAAAAACGTGCTTATAGTTTATGGCTCATCAATTACTGGTAAATACGCAACAGGGACAATAACTGTCTCTACAAGAGGAAGTGCTTATGCTGAAACCGCTGAGCTTGTTGGGGGACACAACTTAGCCTTTGACGTCAATGAGGGAGGACCTTACCTAAAGCTTGACTTAGAAAAGCTCATAGCATACTTTGGAGATAAAACCGACATTCTAATTGTTGTTGACTGGGAAGCAGAGAGGCTTAATGAAGCAGTTGAGAAAATCAAGAGCGATCCAAGTTGGCAGGAGATTAAAGCAGTTAAAGAAGGAAACGTCGTTGGCATATTAGTGAGCTCATATAAGAAAGATGCAACTGCTCTTTATGGACCAAGGTTCATAACGGGAATTTACGCCTTTGGTCATGCAATTTATCCAGAATACTATCCCGACTGGGAGCCAATCTACAATGAGATACTCCAGAAGTTCTACAAGATAGAGGGGTGA